The sequence CTCCGGGACGGGATGGAGGATCGCGTTCGCGAGGCTGAGCGCGGCGGGCGCCAGGAGGGTGAGCGCGACCCACGTCCCGACGAGGATCATGGCGTTGGCGGTGGAGGACCGGCGCCCGGACGCGACGCCGAGGCAGAGCGCGAACCAGAACCCGGTGTGCAGCACGATGAGGGCGACCGCCCAACCGGCCCGGCCGTCGAGGGAGAAGCCCGCCAGCGACGCCGCGACCGCGACCGGGACCGCGACCACCGCGCCGACGAGACAGACGCGCGACGCGAGCTTGAGGGCGAGCAGCCGCCGCGGCCGGGCGAAGAGGCGGACGAGGTTCCAGGTGCCCCCCTCCCGCTCGCTGGAGACGAGGTCGTAGGTGAGGGCGATGATGAAGAGGGGAAGGAGCGCGATGAGCAGGAAGGCGAGGTCGAGGTCACCCGCCGCGGCGAGGCGCGGGTTCACCGTCTCGTGTTCGTAGAGTTGCCCCTCGAGTGCCAGCAGCCGGATTCGCAGGCTGGCCGTCTCGACCTCCGTCCGGCCCCGGGCGAGCCCCGCCAGAGGCAGGGACGGCTGCGGGGCCGGGAAGGCCAGGTAGTAGAGCACCTCCCCTGCTTCCGTCGCGCGGGGATAGGTGGAGAGGAGGTAGGCCAGCTGGTCGCCGTAGGCGGTCTCCGCGGCGACCGCGGAGGATTCCGCCGCTTCGATGTTGCGGCCGCCGCGCCACGCCGCGTAGACCCCGATCGCCAGGAGCAGGACGACGGCGATGGCGACGCCGGTGGAGCGCGTCAGCCGGAGCATGTCCAGTCTGAGCAGCCGGAGCCGCGCTCTCACGATGCGGCCCGCTCCACCCCCACGCGCGCCAGCCGCGCCCGTGCCAGGCCGAGGCCCAGGAGCGGAAGGAGGATCCACAGGCCGAGCGCGGCCAGCGAGAGCGCGCGACCGGCGAGCGCCCCTCCGAGCGGGGGCGGCCGCGTCCCGAAGGTCGGGAATTCCGCCCAATGCTCGCGCGGTAGCCGCTGGGCGCGGTCGTTCTCGTAGTGGATCTCGCTGATGTGAAGATCGTTGAGGCGCTGTATGAGGTCGTACCGGTGGGTTTCGGCCTGCGCCCGGAACGCCTCCACCGCCTCCGGCCCGGTCCCGGATACCGCCATGGAGAGGTCCCTCGTCGCGAGATAGGGGGAGAGCAGCCCCGCCAAGGAAAGGACGCGGTCCTGACGGCGCTGGCCTTCGACGAGATCCCGCTGCTGCTCCTCGTGGATCCGGCTGGTGACGGCCTCCCCTTCGCGGCTCACCACGCCGCCCCAGTTCACGGGAAGTTCCTCGACCGACGCCACCTCGTAGCGGGCCAGGTACTCGTCCCGCAGCGAGCGGAAGAAGGGATCTTCCGGATTGTGGCTGTCGCCCACCTCGTTCAACGCGCGTTCCACCTGGGCGGTGAACTCGGCGCGGGAGGGCAGCGGGTGCAGCGCTCCGGCCACGGAGGCCCCGAGGCGCGGCACGGCGACGCAGAGGACGACCCACACCGCGATCAATTGCGCGAGGGCGCTCCGCGAGGAGGCCCGGAAGGAGGAGGCGAGGACGGTGACCAGCACCCAGCCCGCGAGGTAGGCCGCGTAGATGCCCGCCAACCCGGCCAGGCGCCCGGCCGAGACCGGACCCACGGCCCCGGACCCGGCGATGACCAGAGTGGCAACACCGATGGGAAGGGCGGCGAGGGCCGCCACCGCCCCCGTGCCCAGCACCTTGCCCGCGAGGATCTGGGCCGGCGTCGCCCCCTGGGCGAGGAGAAGTCGAAGCGTGCCCCTCTCTCGCTCGGCGCTCACGGAGGCGAAGCCCGCGACGACGACGAACAGCGGCAGGAGGAGCGCCAGGACGCTCGCCGGCGTGAGGCGGCCGAAGCGCAGCATCCCGGTCGCGTGGCGGGCATCGCCGAAGTTGGCCGTGTTCTGCCGATGCCCTTCCAGGAAGAGCGAGGTCCCCGCCCAGGTCCCGACCCCCGGATCGAAGAACGCGAGCGGCGCCTCACCCCGAAAGACGAGGAACCCGTAGTGGATGACCCGGTGCGGATGACGGTCCGGCTGCTCCAGCCACTGGCGTTCGACCATCGCCTGGTAGCGGGCGCGCTGTTCCGCCTCGCTCGCCGCGTGATGACGGGCTCCGAGGACCGCGACCACGCCGAGGGCGATGACGAGCCCCAGCAGGAAGACCATGTACCGATCCTCACGGACCGCTCCCACCTGACGGCGGGCGACGAGCAGCGCGTTGCGAAGACCCATTCGCTAGTCGGCTCCCCGTACGCGGCCGAGTCCGACCCCCGCGCCCGCCCCCACCAGGATGAGGAGCGTACCCAGAACGCCGAGGGGAACGGCGGCCCGACGCGTGACTTCGCCGGACACCTCCTCGGCGAGGTGGAACTGCGGTACGCTTGAAATGGCGCTGGCATCCATCTGCTCGCCGGCAACGATCGCGGGCACGAAGAAGTCCCGCCATCGCTCGGCGAAGGCGCGTACCTGCGCCTGGAAGCCGGAGAACCGCGCGTCCCCCGTCCCCGCCGCGTCGAGGAGCACCTCCTGGGCCATGAGCGCCGGCGACAGGAAGCGGTAGCGGCGCACCAGCGCGATCTGCTCCGCGCGGCTGGCGTCGTGTTCGGCCGTCACCTCCTCCAGACGACGGTTGACGGCATCGGTGGCGGCCCACGCCAGCGCCCCCAGGCCGGGTTCATCGGCCACCACGCCCTCAGCCATCTCGGGATGGTCCTCCAGGTACCGGGCGAGGAGTTCGCTGCGGCGGTTCACGGCATCGTTCGACGCCTCGCGCTGGGCGGTGATCATCTGTACCCGCGACGGCAGCGGGTGCAGGAGGCCGGCCGCGATGTTGATCCCGGCCGGGAGCACGACGACCAGCACCAGCCACGCGCCCACCAGCACCGTGGCGTTCCACGCGGAAGACCGGCGCAGGCTGTTCACCCACGCCGCGAGCACGAACCAGAAGAGCGCGTACGCGACGACGGCGGCGCACCAGAGGAGGATCCGGCCCGGGGCGCCGAAGCCCCCCGTCACGAGGAGCCCGACGAGCGAGACCGCCAGCACCATGCCCACCGCCACGAGGGCGCGGAAGGCCAGCTTCGCCGCCACGACGCCCCGCGCCGACACGGGCTGCGACAGGGTCAGCGCCAGCGTCCCCTGCTCGCGCTCCTCCGAGAGGACGTTGAAGCTCAGGGCCAGCACGAGCAGCGGCAGCAGGTAGATGACCACGAAGGCCAGGTCGAAGCGCCCGACCATCAGGTTCAGGGGACTCTCGACCTCACCGTTCTGCTGGAACGACGACTCGTTCGTGTAGATGTTGACGTCGTAGTAATACGGCAGCAGGTCGCTCTGTCCGACCGTGAGCGCCGTCAGGGGGCCCGGCGTCAGGACCGCCGTGTGCCGGCCCCGCGCCCCGCCCATCACGTTCGGCAGTCGCGGATCCGAGAAGCGCGAAGCGGGTTCCGCACCGGCTTCGATGTCGGCCAGCTCCTGCGCGAGAGCTTGCGTTCGCTCGACGTTGCCGGCCTGCGCGGCCTCCACGGTGCGCTCCTGAAAGCGCGTCCAGACCACGCCGTTGGCCAGCGCGTATACGAGCAGGAGCGCGAAGAGCCCGAGCGCGATTCGGAGCGGCCGGTCCGCCATGAGCAGACGCCATTCGTTCCGGAGCACGGTGCGCGCGGTCATCCTACGCCACCTCCGCGCGCCGTACGCGCGCCGCGGCCATCAGGACCGCTCCCACGAGCCATCCCCCGAGAACGACGAGCGACAGAATCCGGTTGCCGAGCACCCAGCCCAGCGTCGGGGCATCGTACCGCAGCGGCGGCGTGGACTCCCAGAGTTCGGCCCCGGCCTGGTAGGAGAAATCGCCCGATAGGGAGTTCTCCGTGAGGTCGCCGTTCATCCGCCGCATCAGGTCCCGGCGGTACGTCTCCGCGGCGCTCGCGAAGTGCCGGTGCTGCTCGACGTCGGTTCCGGCCAGTCCCATGGAGAGCGCGCGCACCGCGAGCAGCGGCGCCGCCACCGCGACCAGCTCGTGGACGGCCCCCTGGCGCTCGAACGTGTCCCAGAGCGCGCCGTAGTTGCGGTCGAAGATCCGGTCGCCGAACTCCTCGCTCGCCTGGAGCAGGACGCCCGACTGGTTGATCGGCAGGTCTTCGACCCGCTCGACGCCGTACTCCGTCAGCAGGTCCTCGGTCAGCGCGTCGTTGTCCGGACGGGGGATGTCCTCCGTGCCACTGGCCATCTCCCGTTCAACCGTCTGAGCAAACTCAAGGGCGGAGGGCGTCGGGTGCATCCACTTGGACAGATCCACCGCCACGCGCGGCGCGACGAGCCCGTTCACGACCCACACGCCCAGCAGGATCACGAGCGCGGTGCGCGTCGAGCGGGCCCAGGCGGAGACGGCCAGGGAGAGGGCGAGGAAGGCGGCGAAATAGACCAGGTAGACGACGGACAGGACCGCGGCCCGGGCCACCGGCGATGCCGCCGGACCGGGGCTTCCGACGACGAGGGCCGCCGCCCCCACCGCCGCCGCGGGCACGAGCAGCAGCGCCAGCGCGCCGGCGATGCCGAGCGCCTTGCCCAGCGCCAGATCGCGCCGCCCGACCCCGGTCGCAAGCAGTTGGCGAAGCGTGCCCCGTTCCCGCTCGCCGGCGAGCGCCCCGAAGGTGAGCAGGATGATCAGCAGGGGCACGAGGTGTTGCAGCACCTGCGCCGCCGTGAGCGCCCCGACCCGCTGGGCCGCCGTCGCGTCCTGGGCCGGTCGCAGCAGGAAGTCGTTCTGCCGGTGCGCCTCGAGCCACACGGAGGTCCCGGTGTACGGGTCCACGCCCTCGTCCACGAAGGACAGCGCGAGGCGGGGCTTGAACGCATAGATGCCGTAGTGGGCCGCGGAATGGGGATTCTTCTCGCCCTGCGACTCCCAGTGGTCGCGGGCCGTCGCCTGCGCGGCCGCGTGCTCGCGCTGAGCCTCCCGCGCCTGGACCCATCCGTGGCCCAGGGAGACGAGCAGCAGCGCTCCCACGAGGATGGAGCACCAGCGGAAACGGCCGTCCCGAAGCACGTCGCTGAATTCCTTGCGGATAATGTGCCTGATCATCGCCGACTCCTAGTCATGCATGTGTTCCAGGTAGACGCGTTCGAGATCCGCGTGGCCGATCTCGTCCGTGCCCAGCTCCGTGACGAGGCTTCCGTAGCGCATGATGCCCACGCGCGTCCCCGTCTCCTTGGCGCGAAACAGGTCGTGGGTGGCCATGAGCACCGCGACGCCGCCGTGCCTGAGCCGCTCGATCAGCGCCGAGAACTCGTTGGAGGCCTTGGGGTCGAGACCGGACGTCGGCTCATCGAGCAGGAGGGCATCGGCCTCCTTGGCCATCGCGATCGCGATGCCGACCTTCTGCCGCATGCCCTTGGAGTACTCGGACACGCGGCGGTCGACCGCGTCGCCCTCCAGACCGGCTTCGACGAGGATGTCCGCGAGCCGTTCGCGCCCCAGCGACCCCTTCCCGCCCAGGGCGGCGAAGTACTCGAGGTTCTCAAGACCGCTGAGGTTGCGGTACAGCATCACCTGTTCCGGGATGTAGGCGAGCCTGTGCTTCGTCTCCCGGTCGTGGGTGGACACGTCCATCCCGGACACCAGGGCCTGGCCCCCGGACGGCGGCACGAAGCCGAGGAAAAGGTTGATCGTCGTGGTCTTCCCCGCCCCGTTGGGGCCGAGGAGGCAGTAGACCTCTCCCGGCTCGATGGCCAGGTCGAGGGAATCGAGGGCCTGCGTGGCGCCGTAGCGCTTGCTGAGCCCGCGAGCCTCGAGGAGGGGCGGTCGCCCCGCACCCGATTCGGCGGTCTGCATGGATCTCCATCTCTCGCGTTTGCCGCGCCGGTCACCGGCGCAACGGTCGACACGTCTCCCGCCGGTCTCCGGACCGGCAGGGCGGCTCTTCGTTACAGCTTTCGCTACAGAGAGATGGGAAGCGGAGGAGCGCGGCTACGGTGAGGGGAGAGATGGACGGCCCGGACATTCAGCCGGCCTTCGCGCAGGGCGGGAGCCCGCACGAGACTGGGGCCGCCGACGCTCAGCGTGGCCGAGGAGACTACGGGCCCCACCTTGTGCACCAGCTCGCATACGAGACACGCCGCCGGGGAATCGTCCCCGTCGTCATGGGTATGCGAACCTTCCGCGAGACCGACGACGACGAGCGAAAGGCCCACCAGGACTCCGGACAGCAAGCGCATGCGG comes from Candidatus Palauibacter australiensis and encodes:
- a CDS encoding DUF3526 domain-containing protein — protein: MGLRNALLVARRQVGAVREDRYMVFLLGLVIALGVVAVLGARHHAASEAEQRARYQAMVERQWLEQPDRHPHRVIHYGFLVFRGEAPLAFFDPGVGTWAGTSLFLEGHRQNTANFGDARHATGMLRFGRLTPASVLALLLPLFVVVAGFASVSAERERGTLRLLLAQGATPAQILAGKVLGTGAVAALAALPIGVATLVIAGSGAVGPVSAGRLAGLAGIYAAYLAGWVLVTVLASSFRASSRSALAQLIAVWVVLCVAVPRLGASVAGALHPLPSRAEFTAQVERALNEVGDSHNPEDPFFRSLRDEYLARYEVASVEELPVNWGGVVSREGEAVTSRIHEEQQRDLVEGQRRQDRVLSLAGLLSPYLATRDLSMAVSGTGPEAVEAFRAQAETHRYDLIQRLNDLHISEIHYENDRAQRLPREHWAEFPTFGTRPPPLGGALAGRALSLAALGLWILLPLLGLGLARARLARVGVERAAS
- a CDS encoding DUF3526 domain-containing protein, which codes for MRARLRLLRLDMLRLTRSTGVAIAVVLLLAIGVYAAWRGGRNIEAAESSAVAAETAYGDQLAYLLSTYPRATEAGEVLYYLAFPAPQPSLPLAGLARGRTEVETASLRIRLLALEGQLYEHETVNPRLAAAGDLDLAFLLIALLPLFIIALTYDLVSSEREGGTWNLVRLFARPRRLLALKLASRVCLVGAVVAVPVAVAASLAGFSLDGRAGWAVALIVLHTGFWFALCLGVASGRRSSTANAMILVGTWVALTLLAPAALSLANAILHPVPEALELTVRQRQGYHEAWDMTKDETMQGFFEDYPEWSDRTVPEDVFTWAWYYAMNHRGDRAAREASGAYRDVLREREGWARRWSLLVPPLAAQLALDRLAATDLGAQLAYQDAVRQHHERLKTYFYPHFFAATPINAVDWDGVPVFEPAALEEGATRAGFPAATALVLASILVLAAGARLSGPRAD
- a CDS encoding DUF3526 domain-containing protein, with product MTARTVLRNEWRLLMADRPLRIALGLFALLLVYALANGVVWTRFQERTVEAAQAGNVERTQALAQELADIEAGAEPASRFSDPRLPNVMGGARGRHTAVLTPGPLTALTVGQSDLLPYYYDVNIYTNESSFQQNGEVESPLNLMVGRFDLAFVVIYLLPLLVLALSFNVLSEEREQGTLALTLSQPVSARGVVAAKLAFRALVAVGMVLAVSLVGLLVTGGFGAPGRILLWCAAVVAYALFWFVLAAWVNSLRRSSAWNATVLVGAWLVLVVVLPAGINIAAGLLHPLPSRVQMITAQREASNDAVNRRSELLARYLEDHPEMAEGVVADEPGLGALAWAATDAVNRRLEEVTAEHDASRAEQIALVRRYRFLSPALMAQEVLLDAAGTGDARFSGFQAQVRAFAERWRDFFVPAIVAGEQMDASAISSVPQFHLAEEVSGEVTRRAAVPLGVLGTLLILVGAGAGVGLGRVRGAD
- a CDS encoding ABC transporter ATP-binding protein, which encodes MQTAESGAGRPPLLEARGLSKRYGATQALDSLDLAIEPGEVYCLLGPNGAGKTTTINLFLGFVPPSGGQALVSGMDVSTHDRETKHRLAYIPEQVMLYRNLSGLENLEYFAALGGKGSLGRERLADILVEAGLEGDAVDRRVSEYSKGMRQKVGIAIAMAKEADALLLDEPTSGLDPKASNEFSALIERLRHGGVAVLMATHDLFRAKETGTRVGIMRYGSLVTELGTDEIGHADLERVYLEHMHD
- a CDS encoding DUF3526 domain-containing protein — protein: MIRHIIRKEFSDVLRDGRFRWCSILVGALLLVSLGHGWVQAREAQREHAAAQATARDHWESQGEKNPHSAAHYGIYAFKPRLALSFVDEGVDPYTGTSVWLEAHRQNDFLLRPAQDATAAQRVGALTAAQVLQHLVPLLIILLTFGALAGERERGTLRQLLATGVGRRDLALGKALGIAGALALLLVPAAAVGAAALVVGSPGPAASPVARAAVLSVVYLVYFAAFLALSLAVSAWARSTRTALVILLGVWVVNGLVAPRVAVDLSKWMHPTPSALEFAQTVEREMASGTEDIPRPDNDALTEDLLTEYGVERVEDLPINQSGVLLQASEEFGDRIFDRNYGALWDTFERQGAVHELVAVAAPLLAVRALSMGLAGTDVEQHRHFASAAETYRRDLMRRMNGDLTENSLSGDFSYQAGAELWESTPPLRYDAPTLGWVLGNRILSLVVLGGWLVGAVLMAAARVRRAEVA